From Cryptococcus neoformans var. grubii H99 chromosome 6, complete sequence:
ACCGAGAGCACGGCGCATTTCTGGGGTGTCGGTGGCTCGAGATCtacgaggaggagagatggCGTCGGTCTCGCCGCTGGGAAGCGTAGAGCCGTACATTGAGGAAGTCATGTCACACTCTTGGATCAACTTTTCCGGTATGCCGCTTCGGTAAGAGACCACGACATCGCCAGCTCTCAATCCTAAAGGAGCAATGATATAGCTCCAGCCGCCCTTGACGGCTTCGTTGTCGTAACCACCTTCGGCCAAGCTCTCCTCTGCCTGCTCAGCGCTCAAGGTAGAAGTCGAACCCCGCTTCTTGATGAGGGCGATGTGGGCAGATCGCCCAGGGTCATACTCGATCCGGATGACATCGTGCTCGCCAGAAGCGCGACGATGGAAGTCGACGATACGGATCCGCCGCTTGTGTCCACCACCACGGTGACGGGTGACGATCTGGCCGGTGGCGTCGCTGCGGCCGCCTTTACGACGGAGAGGGACGGTGAGTTCCTTGACGGGGCCGCCTTTGTGGAGGTGGGGGTGGTAGGGGAAGACGACGTGCCGCAAGGACTGTGGTCATCGGTGTTTAGCAGGGGAgcggggggggggaggggggaaTGGGGGACTTACagggatgaaggggaagcCCGGACCGGTGTACCTCTTCAGGACTGCGCCCTCGTCCTTTTTCGTGGAAGGGGGACCTCCGAACATCATCTGTTGTTTTTCGTCTGCCTTTGGTGTCTCGGTCGAGTACAGCCGGGGCGCCAGGCGTGCGGCCGGGACTCGGCGGCGGGCGAGCGCACGGGCCGCGGAGAGGGCGGGGCGGTGCAGGGCGGGCATggcggggaggggggaggGCGGGGGGATGAGGATAAAGACTGAAGAAACACTTGCACCCAGACTTTCCACTTTCCACTTTCCACACGAAAACTCACGTGCAGGCCATGTGGCAGGCGGCAGTCACCGCATCCctattatttatttattctTCCAATCCTCCTGCTGTTAATTATTAATCTGTTTGTTCTTGTTTGTATCTGTTTTCAGAAACGACGCGAGACATTCGCTAGGCCTTGTCCTATTACTCCCCAAGAGGAAGGCATGCTCCCAATTCCAAGCCCCAGCGCCCTGCATAATGCACGGTGTAATCAAAACACAGGCAAAACTCGACAATGCAGCATCGTCGCAACAGCCAGCCACGTTCGACCATTCACAAGCACGTTCATGGCACCCTTTTATCAGCCGCAATGCATCCTGCTACTACGCCTGCCGCTAGTTCCCCGGCACATTTGCGTGCTGCCAATGGAAGTCCGCATCCGGTAGGTCTGAGCTAGCATTATTAATCCTTACACCCGTTCATCGAGCCACATCCCGTACTTATAGACTGGCGAGTCAAAATGCATGTCTGTCCCTGATCCTACCGTTGAACTGTCTCTTCTTGTATTAAAGCACTATCCCGACGTATagatcatcctcatcttctagACTGGCGTCATGACTATCGTTCTCACCACGGCTCATCCTGGGCCTATCGCCTTGCCGCATATGCTTCTCATTCTTTCTGCCGGAGCGGTGATCTTCTATCTACAGTGAGTCCCTCGCAACATTCCGAAATACCAGATCAGCTAATATAGCTATCAGACCACTCAAATCTCTGCTCACCACATTCATCCCTCTTTCCCGCTCTTCCTTGGGCTATGCTCtcgtctttttctcttctatTGCCCTTACCCTTGGCCTGTGGCCAGCTTTGCACATTCCGCTCAGGTTCATATACAATTGCTTCCTCAAGCCCTTTTTACATCATGGCAATGGAGAACAGAAAGACCACCTCGAGGCCTTTTACGCCGGGCAAGCCGATTTGTATGACACGACACGCTCGCACCTCCTCAAGGGCAGAGAGACCATGCTTCAGCTGTTGGCTGCCCATCTCAAAGCTCAGCCTGTTGTGAGGCTTCCCGTTAATGCGCCAACAAAACCAAAGATATGGGTGGATTTGGGAGGTGGGACGGGCTGGAACATTGAAAAGATGTAGGTCATTTTGCGTTTCCTACAAAGTTAAAAAAAGTTTTAAAAAAACTGGactaaaaaaaaaaacttgCCATAGGGATGAGTACCTTCCGCTGACCTACTTTGATGCGATATACATCATCGATCTATGTGAACCCCTCCTGGAAGTAGCCAGGGCCAGAATCAAGGCaaggggatggaagaatgtCCACGTTTTATGCCAAGATGCTAGTAGATTCGTCTTGCCAGAGTGGGAGAGCGGGGCAGTGGATCCGCGGGGAAGTTTGACTGCGATAACCATGAGCTATTCGCTCTCCATGGCAAGTTGTCCAGACATTTggacttttttttttctctcgATGAGCTAACTGTTCCCCACCCCCTCAACCCACAGATACCTCCCTTTTACCAGGTCCTCGATAGATGTGATCAAGTTCTTGATACTCAAAGGGGATTGATGGCTGTTGTCGACTTTTACACTTCACGAGAACTAGGTAACAAGGAACGCGTAAgcccc
This genomic window contains:
- a CDS encoding large subunit ribosomal protein L2, with protein sequence MPALHRPALSAARALARRRVPAARLAPRLYSTETPKADEKQQMMFGGPPSTKKDEGAVLKRYTGPGFPFIPSLRHVVFPYHPHLHKGGPVKELTVPLRRKGGRSDATGQIVTRHRGGGHKRRIRIVDFHRRASGEHDVIRIEYDPGRSAHIALIKKRGSTSTLSAEQAEESLAEGGYDNEAVKGGWSYIIAPLGLRAGDVVVSYRSGIPEKLIQECDMTSSMYGSTLPSGETDAISPPRRSRATDTPEMRRALGMLRTVTLKPGNVLPLYLIPPGMQVHNISLTVDGRMQLCRSAGTFGQVVSHQGSDGRSIGGSDVLTMGGGFDEEGNRVPKKGFVLIKLQSGEVRKLDPGCVATIGVVSNKEHQFRQLGKAGRNRWLGRRPHVRGAAMNSVDHAHGGGRGKSKGNKHPRSIYGTLQHVRTRRPKDKDGNKAVVTERPRGKQTAAKH